In Mycolicibacterium mucogenicum DSM 44124, the following are encoded in one genomic region:
- a CDS encoding 2,4'-dihydroxyacetophenone dioxygenase family protein: protein MTAIASPEMVTTRSGAPLPLVALPQGELLSVNLAETSLLKDALGPGMSFHPLRLDTERGEYVILARMAPGVGLQIHYHTGPAQVYTMQGCWLYREYPDQPQTAGSYLYEPGGSVHTFYTPEDNTEDTVALIWVDGANVNFNEDGTFHSILDAVSLHYLTETVSAAQGTKPVFVHGGAAGVAKS from the coding sequence ATGACCGCCATCGCCTCCCCCGAAATGGTCACCACCCGCAGCGGCGCTCCTCTTCCGCTGGTCGCGCTGCCGCAGGGTGAACTGCTGAGCGTCAACCTCGCCGAGACCTCGCTGCTGAAGGACGCCCTCGGCCCGGGCATGAGCTTCCACCCCCTGCGACTGGACACCGAGCGTGGCGAGTACGTCATCCTCGCCAGGATGGCCCCGGGCGTCGGCCTGCAAATCCACTACCACACCGGACCCGCGCAGGTGTACACCATGCAGGGCTGCTGGCTTTACCGCGAATACCCCGACCAGCCCCAGACGGCCGGCTCCTACCTCTACGAACCCGGCGGCTCCGTCCACACCTTCTACACGCCTGAGGACAACACCGAGGACACCGTCGCGCTCATCTGGGTCGACGGCGCGAATGTCAACTTCAACGAGGACGGCACGTTCCACTCGATCCTCGACGCGGTGTCCCTGCACTACCTGACCGAGACAGTGTCCGCAGCTCAAGGCACCAAACCCGTCTTCGTCCACGGTGGCGCCGCCGGCGTCGCCAAATCCTGA
- a CDS encoding AraC family transcriptional regulator produces the protein MPFVRGTSLQGFLELVRELGEDPAPLLALSHIPIEAVGDQDSFINYRSVVTTLETAATMTATPDFGRQLALRQGLDILGPVGIAARTAATVGAAFEAIDQYMSVYSPALTATIDAQPAARHARFDWRLAVPRSIAHRQAAELALGVSLRVFRLLTGPDFTPAAVHFRHEPLTSPQNYAEYFGCPVRFAQPDNGFRIPRSVLARPLAADAAVHDVVRDYLNTIAVPADSQIAEPVRLLIRRMLPTGGLTLDLVAQHLAVHPRTLQRQLETQATSFAALVDQVRREEADRYLRSTDIPLGQLAGLLGYSEQSVLSRSSQRWFGTSASAHRRSAVRDQAPEPTASASDANPPALSFAATPS, from the coding sequence ATGCCATTTGTGCGCGGCACGTCGTTGCAGGGCTTCCTGGAACTCGTCCGGGAACTCGGTGAAGACCCCGCGCCACTGCTCGCCCTGAGCCACATTCCGATCGAGGCGGTCGGTGACCAGGACAGCTTCATCAACTACCGCAGCGTCGTCACCACGCTGGAGACTGCGGCCACGATGACGGCGACGCCCGACTTCGGCAGGCAGCTGGCGCTGCGCCAGGGCCTGGATATCCTCGGCCCGGTTGGGATCGCCGCCCGGACCGCGGCGACCGTCGGTGCCGCGTTCGAGGCCATCGACCAGTACATGTCCGTTTACAGCCCGGCTCTGACGGCGACCATCGACGCGCAGCCGGCGGCACGCCATGCCCGGTTCGACTGGCGCCTCGCGGTACCCCGCTCCATCGCGCACCGGCAGGCGGCCGAGCTAGCCCTCGGCGTCTCGCTGCGGGTGTTCCGGCTGCTGACAGGTCCCGACTTCACGCCGGCGGCGGTGCACTTCCGACACGAACCGCTGACCAGCCCGCAGAACTACGCCGAGTATTTCGGGTGCCCGGTGCGTTTTGCTCAGCCCGACAACGGTTTTCGCATCCCGAGGTCGGTGCTTGCCCGGCCGCTGGCGGCCGACGCCGCGGTGCACGACGTCGTGCGGGACTACCTGAACACGATCGCGGTACCGGCCGATTCGCAGATCGCCGAACCGGTGCGGCTGCTGATCCGCCGGATGCTGCCCACCGGGGGCCTGACCCTCGACCTGGTCGCGCAGCATCTTGCGGTGCATCCGCGCACCCTGCAGCGGCAACTGGAGACGCAGGCCACGTCGTTTGCCGCACTCGTCGACCAGGTGCGCCGCGAGGAGGCCGACCGCTATCTCCGCAGCACCGACATCCCGTTGGGACAGCTGGCGGGGTTGCTCGGCTACAGCGAGCAGAGCGTGCTGTCGCGATCGAGCCAACGCTGGTTCGGCACCTCGGCGTCAGCGCATCGGCGCTCAGCCGTGCGCGATCAGGCTCCCGAACCAACCGCGTCGGCCAGCGACGCGAACCCGCCGGCCTTGAGCTTCGCCGCCACGCCGTCGTGA
- a CDS encoding quinone-dependent dihydroorotate dehydrogenase, translating into MYRALLWVFFRIPPERIHTWVFAAFRAVTALGFSRRLLAKWLAPSDPVLETTVFGVTFPGPVGLAAGFDKNGSGINAWGPLGFGYAEVGTVTAQAQPGNPAPRLFRLPEDRALLNRMGFNNHGAGELAIRLTRSQSTVPIGVNIGKTKVTPPERAVDDYAESARLCGPLADFVVVNVSSPNTPGLRDLQAVASLRPILAAVRAETTKPVLVKIAPDLSDDDVDEIADLAVELGLAGIVATNTTISREGLRTPGVAELGAGGVSGAPVAARSLEILRRLHKRVGDQLVLISVGGIETADDAWERILAGASLVQGYTGFIYGGGLWAKHIHDGVAAKLKAGGFASLADAVGSGA; encoded by the coding sequence ATGTATCGCGCCCTGCTGTGGGTGTTCTTCCGGATTCCGCCCGAGCGGATTCACACCTGGGTGTTCGCGGCGTTCCGTGCGGTTACTGCGCTGGGGTTCAGCCGCCGCTTGCTGGCGAAGTGGCTCGCCCCGTCGGACCCGGTGCTGGAGACGACGGTGTTCGGCGTGACGTTCCCGGGCCCGGTGGGCCTGGCGGCCGGCTTCGACAAGAACGGCAGCGGCATCAACGCTTGGGGCCCACTGGGTTTCGGCTACGCCGAGGTGGGCACCGTGACGGCGCAGGCGCAGCCGGGTAATCCGGCGCCGCGGCTGTTCCGGCTGCCCGAGGACCGCGCGCTGCTGAACCGCATGGGCTTCAACAACCACGGGGCCGGTGAGCTCGCCATCCGGCTGACCCGCAGCCAGTCCACCGTGCCGATCGGCGTGAACATCGGCAAGACCAAGGTCACCCCGCCCGAGCGTGCCGTCGACGACTACGCCGAGAGCGCCCGGCTGTGCGGCCCGCTCGCCGATTTCGTGGTGGTGAATGTCAGCTCGCCGAACACGCCCGGGCTGCGTGACCTGCAGGCCGTGGCGTCGCTGCGGCCCATCCTGGCCGCCGTGCGCGCCGAGACCACCAAGCCCGTGCTGGTGAAGATCGCGCCCGACCTGTCCGATGACGACGTCGACGAAATCGCCGACCTGGCCGTCGAATTGGGGCTGGCGGGCATCGTCGCGACCAACACCACGATTTCCCGCGAAGGGCTGCGGACCCCCGGCGTGGCCGAGCTCGGTGCCGGTGGCGTGTCCGGCGCGCCGGTGGCCGCGCGGTCGCTCGAGATCCTGCGGCGGCTGCACAAGCGCGTCGGCGATCAGCTGGTGCTGATCAGCGTCGGCGGCATCGAGACCGCCGACGACGCCTGGGAGCGCATCCTCGCCGGTGCCTCGCTGGTGCAGGGCTACACCGGCTTCATCTACGGCGGTGGCCTGTGGGCCAAGCACATTCACGACGGCGTGGCGGCGAAGCTCAAGGCCGGCGGGTTCGCGTCGCTGGCCGACGCGGTTGGTTCGGGAGCCTGA
- a CDS encoding DUF5703 family protein, with amino-acid sequence MQRGRMPAAWAEDLSDDYEWIPLRLPPEVTRLTASTRLSIEAEYRGWELTRVRLYTDGSRRVLLRRRKIRASEATGNGSRAGEAPEQLPDRLAPEQPSM; translated from the coding sequence ATGCAGCGGGGGCGGATGCCGGCAGCGTGGGCGGAGGACTTGTCCGACGACTACGAATGGATTCCGCTCCGGTTGCCCCCGGAGGTGACCAGGCTGACGGCATCCACCCGATTGTCGATCGAGGCCGAATATCGCGGGTGGGAACTGACCCGGGTGCGCCTCTATACCGACGGTTCGCGCCGCGTGCTGCTGCGCCGCCGCAAGATCAGGGCGAGCGAAGCGACGGGAAATGGTTCCAGGGCGGGCGAAGCTCCGGAACAGCTGCCCGATAGGTTGGCGCCCGAACAGCCGTCGATGTGA
- a CDS encoding YncE family protein, translated as MDHHPINCRLREYGANITRFATAALAIGALAACSSHPAETPPPTISPARAAVSPAVTAAPDGVVHLLPGPGTGASFDAATSSLVVLGTDGTGRPVVTVPGTPPVVLPTAATGVTGDGAGTAFLSTRGGYLRFDIGKRAVQAVTVDGQSGTDFTSIARRADGKLALGTADGAVLIVDGSAVRSRMKAFARVDGLAAQGNTVVVLDRGQTSVTEVNADGTDVAQALRAGEGATTLAADPAGRVLVADTRGDGLLVFGTTPLMLRQQAPVRGAPYGIVGSSKLAWVSQTATNSVVGYDLSTGIPVEKVRYRTVQQPDVLSFDDRTGTLFVVSGSGAGVQVIANAAAGPGSGGH; from the coding sequence ATGGATCACCATCCCATTAATTGTCGGCTGCGTGAATATGGGGCGAACATAACAAGATTCGCGACGGCCGCGCTGGCCATCGGCGCGTTGGCGGCCTGCTCGTCGCATCCGGCCGAGACGCCGCCGCCCACGATCTCCCCCGCACGTGCCGCGGTATCGCCTGCGGTCACCGCCGCCCCCGACGGCGTCGTCCACCTCCTTCCCGGCCCTGGCACGGGCGCCAGCTTCGACGCGGCGACGTCGTCGCTCGTGGTGCTCGGCACCGACGGCACCGGGCGTCCGGTGGTGACGGTCCCCGGCACCCCGCCGGTGGTGCTGCCGACGGCCGCGACGGGTGTGACGGGCGACGGCGCGGGCACGGCGTTCCTGTCCACCCGTGGCGGCTACCTGCGGTTCGACATCGGCAAGCGCGCGGTGCAAGCCGTCACGGTGGACGGCCAGTCGGGCACCGACTTCACCTCGATCGCCCGGCGGGCCGACGGGAAACTGGCACTGGGAACGGCCGACGGCGCGGTCCTGATCGTCGACGGCAGCGCCGTGCGGTCCCGGATGAAGGCCTTCGCCCGCGTGGACGGGCTTGCCGCGCAAGGCAATACCGTCGTGGTCCTGGACCGCGGGCAGACGTCCGTGACCGAGGTGAACGCCGACGGCACCGACGTCGCCCAGGCGCTGCGCGCCGGTGAGGGCGCCACCACGCTGGCCGCCGACCCCGCCGGTCGCGTGCTGGTGGCCGACACCCGCGGCGACGGCCTGCTGGTCTTCGGGACGACGCCGCTCATGCTTCGCCAGCAGGCGCCGGTGCGGGGCGCGCCGTACGGCATCGTCGGATCGTCGAAACTCGCCTGGGTTTCACAGACCGCGACAAACAGCGTGGTTGGTTACGATCTTTCGACTGGTATCCCTGTCGAGAAAGTCCGATATCGCACCGTGCAGCAGCCCGACGTCCTGTCCTTCGACGATCGCACCGGCACCTTGTTCGTGGTGTCGGGGTCGGGCGCCGGGGTCCAGGTGATCGCGAACGCCGCCGCGGGGCCGGGGTCGGGCGGCCACTGA
- a CDS encoding undecaprenyl-diphosphate phosphatase, with the protein MTDVAAMSWWQTIVLAVLQGLTEFLPVSSSGHLAIASRLFFAGDAGASFTAVTQLGTEAAVLIYFAKDIWRILTAWFGGLTDAARRTADYWLGWWVIIGTIPICVLGLLFKDQIRSGARNLWVIATAMIVFSAVIALAEYVGKQTRDVEQLTWKDSVIVGLAQCLALVPGVSRSGATISAGLFLGMNRELAARFGFLLAIPAVLASGLFSLPDAFKPVTEGMSATGAQLAVAIAIAFVVGYAAVSWFLKFLVRHSMYWFVGYRVVLGVTVLALLGTGVVAAQ; encoded by the coding sequence GTGACTGACGTGGCAGCCATGAGCTGGTGGCAGACGATCGTGCTGGCTGTCCTGCAGGGGCTCACCGAATTTCTGCCGGTGTCGTCGTCGGGCCATCTCGCCATCGCCTCCCGCCTCTTCTTCGCCGGTGACGCCGGCGCTTCGTTCACCGCGGTCACCCAGCTGGGGACCGAAGCCGCGGTGCTGATCTATTTCGCCAAGGACATCTGGCGCATCCTCACCGCCTGGTTCGGCGGGCTGACCGACGCCGCCCGCCGCACCGCCGACTACTGGCTGGGTTGGTGGGTCATCATCGGCACCATTCCGATCTGCGTGCTGGGACTGCTCTTCAAAGACCAGATCCGTTCCGGCGCCCGCAATCTCTGGGTCATCGCCACCGCGATGATCGTCTTCTCCGCAGTCATCGCCCTCGCCGAGTACGTCGGCAAGCAGACCCGCGACGTCGAGCAGCTGACGTGGAAGGACAGCGTCATCGTCGGCCTGGCGCAGTGCCTGGCGCTGGTGCCGGGAGTGTCGCGCTCCGGCGCGACGATCAGCGCCGGCCTGTTCCTCGGCATGAACCGTGAGCTGGCGGCGCGCTTCGGCTTCCTGCTCGCCATCCCGGCGGTGCTGGCCTCCGGGCTGTTCTCGCTGCCCGACGCCTTCAAGCCCGTCACCGAAGGCATGAGCGCCACCGGCGCGCAGCTGGCCGTCGCCATCGCGATCGCGTTCGTGGTCGGCTACGCCGCGGTGTCCTGGTTCCTGAAATTCCTGGTGCGGCACAGCATGTACTGGTTCGTCGGCTACCGCGTCGTGCTCGGCGTGACGGTGCTGGCGCTGCTCGGTACCGGGGTGGTGGCCGCACAGTGA
- a CDS encoding histidine phosphatase family protein, with product MTVILLRHGRSTSNTAHTLAGRSEGVDLDDKGRAQAEGVVARIGELPVKAIVRSPLLRCKNTVAPLAAALGIEPRVDDRLTEVDYGGWTGRKIAELVKEPLWPVIQQQPSAAVFPDGEGLAQVQSRAVAAVREIDRALAQEHDGDTLWIACTHGDVIKAVLADALGVHLDGFQRIVADPASMSVIRYTPHRPFVLHVNHTGTDLSSSLRPQPEQPKSDEAGKPDDAVPTHDATVGGSTD from the coding sequence ATGACCGTCATCCTGCTGCGGCACGGGCGCTCGACGTCCAACACCGCGCACACCCTGGCCGGCCGGTCCGAGGGCGTCGACCTCGACGACAAGGGCCGCGCCCAGGCCGAGGGGGTCGTCGCCCGAATCGGCGAACTGCCGGTCAAGGCCATCGTCCGGTCGCCGCTGCTGCGCTGCAAGAACACCGTCGCCCCACTGGCCGCGGCGCTCGGTATCGAACCGCGCGTCGACGACCGGCTGACCGAGGTCGACTACGGCGGCTGGACCGGCCGCAAGATCGCCGAACTGGTCAAAGAACCGCTGTGGCCCGTCATCCAGCAGCAGCCCAGCGCAGCGGTGTTCCCGGACGGTGAGGGGCTGGCACAGGTGCAGTCCCGCGCCGTCGCGGCGGTCCGCGAGATCGACCGGGCGCTGGCGCAGGAACACGACGGCGACACGCTGTGGATCGCCTGCACCCACGGCGACGTCATCAAGGCGGTCCTGGCCGACGCTCTCGGCGTCCACCTCGACGGCTTCCAGCGGATCGTCGCCGACCCGGCCTCGATGAGCGTCATCCGCTACACGCCGCACCGGCCGTTCGTCCTGCACGTCAACCACACCGGCACGGATCTCAGCTCGTCGCTGCGCCCGCAGCCCGAGCAGCCCAAATCCGACGAGGCCGGCAAGCCCGACGATGCCGTCCCGACACACGACGCAACCGTCGGCGGCTCGACCGATTAG
- a CDS encoding DUF3090 domain-containing protein — MARAIHVFRSPDRFVAGTVGQPGNRTFYLQAVHEQRVVSVMLEKQQVAVLAERISALLVEINRRFGTPIPPDTGEVTDLNPLVMPVDAEFRVGTMGLGWDSEAQTVVVELLAVTDSEFDASVVLDDAEEGPDAVRVFLSPQSARDFANRSNRVISAGRPPCPLCEEPLDPEGHICVRTNGYRRGMLDADGDEPDDAS; from the coding sequence ATGGCTCGCGCAATTCACGTCTTCCGATCTCCCGACCGCTTCGTGGCCGGGACCGTTGGGCAGCCTGGTAACCGGACGTTCTACCTGCAGGCCGTGCACGAACAGCGTGTCGTCTCGGTCATGCTGGAGAAGCAGCAAGTCGCGGTCCTGGCCGAACGCATCTCGGCGCTGCTGGTTGAGATCAACCGCCGGTTCGGCACGCCGATCCCGCCCGACACCGGCGAGGTGACCGACCTCAACCCGCTCGTCATGCCCGTGGACGCCGAATTCCGGGTCGGCACCATGGGTCTCGGCTGGGACTCCGAAGCGCAGACCGTCGTGGTGGAACTGCTGGCCGTCACCGACTCGGAGTTCGACGCCTCCGTCGTGCTCGACGATGCCGAGGAAGGCCCCGACGCCGTGCGGGTGTTCCTGAGTCCGCAGTCGGCGCGGGACTTCGCGAACCGCTCGAACCGGGTGATCTCCGCCGGCCGGCCGCCGTGCCCGCTGTGCGAGGAGCCGCTCGACCCCGAGGGCCATATCTGCGTGCGCACCAACGGATATCGGCGCGGCATGCTGGATGCCGACGGTGATGAGCCGGATGACGCCTCCTGA